In a single window of the Biomphalaria glabrata chromosome 13, xgBioGlab47.1, whole genome shotgun sequence genome:
- the LOC106077027 gene encoding putative leucine-rich repeat-containing protein DDB_G0290503 isoform X6: protein MDSPRDIQNQITVKLTEDGLNPVSSDLEKLLFLWKLYQQLKDELQISHQNEAKMKEAQAEEMKEVESYVEHIRQLSDDREALIQDLESENEALKIQICHLEQETSTTAQAEIIEMLSEQGLAEIAKSPPGEQIAYLIVERTRLLEEIEKHRSNSRTDDGKNSNIKQQLEQERAEFEQELNQQRESDKILRDQLKHEHEEEISALIEENGKLEDDLQDAEMRISQLKAELNKYTEGDELETSGQGRLFQLPGRDDIKRLEEERNELNREKEDMEKEMAEIESDRADFQKEKDSFEKEKKAFEKEKSQLLKEMTRLKDLQEEIETERDDLELDKKEVEKERQSVKAQKEELENKKQEKEHNTMTSQKSVDETDEKDGTKLRRSSSDVMLRKVIEDKTKIEGELVQLKSQMRSLQNEKDGHDDVVNSLKKELEKSLSQHQLLQMKNKSLNSELESLESQLDEMEVTIETLKQEKLTLTSKNESLYAEVKTLRDEASKSFTLQNMVEILNNNNKQLNETLESIKMKYEQTASEKDMLATQNQQLFKGEQDLTTQLETLKHELDKVTKEKEQLSNQEHELLAVTKKQEQVEKMLKADLEDLNKTKEKLVQQTEVLTKENKDLLNRLDKAKDEVEAAKLQGQEIDKQKIIIAHLKEQNQQMQSQLKAAQTELEKSRERETTLISSQHLLQKTHGDTEKRLSADLENMKVKLELTLLELSKARQYGEELDLENKDLKVSLNTALKHEEDLSNNLKEEKQHNSQLTQEMNQLKLQLTEKSKVIEKFEDEKKIRLDLEAKVEVYGQIEEQLKKVKHELNIEQNKRQELEKATERLRQTQEELVAAEEELHKEQQLHTQLKVRVKELEHLVKDLEISKKSSEELLENEREIRKSFEKHMKDLQMATSQHDTLEEIAKLREELHKERATLQEIRVSESDLQLLCNELEKERNLTAELNKQITALESANKETATSTLKAALDELDRERRARAENDSKVMELEQLLDDQKIDSENMQHNLNGKIVSLQKQVQVLEDELLTIQDKYQDLQDKYNLVSKELKINQSDVMEVDKVDSSQASCRKEPPSPDNDLEKSLEFSTTKLNETLNELNKVKTKLFQTEEELRKAEADNTNLIQDLGLLKQSVEMSSKHLDQSDSELSTLKHELIETQGTLAVTQTQMKTMETKMEVLVKERSELMRNVDTFKESQQNTLNSLPYFEQERKNLLDKIKIMEKLSEKLELDNREMAQKLTEASAKANSLEAQLEREKLTSSNKIHQDRHYTEQLEHDLDTSNKYIRQLREDLHQHQSKTFKLESDSLGLTAKYESMIVHLEENIQDLKKKPTQELNVLKGQFESISKEARDLKHRNKKLEEDVSKLTCDVSRYKSNVEKLELHLQTETQIKSEVEKRNAVIDIELSKAYSQIRNLMDKNAELESLKRSYELDITMHKSSIRDAESSILKKEATYESSTKAIVARAEAAERKARELQRELEEVTQKMLHIEGLLNKAEMDRGYVGETQDKIVNIRNQLEGEKLQRTFLDQTVAELKHQVAFLKEREVKLNLENRELHQTILDLETHFNQIQNKFSLDFESPTPEPNQHSLMDQIARLQREVKVLQYELTNVSEKRDVDIKKYEERKLRTKSKLIKAREFYSNEKSKYMDQIEHMNDDLRLTRAMLDKELEWREKMDESYKQLLREKRELITQRIYMKQIHPWG, encoded by the exons ATG GATAGTCCTAGAGACATCCAAAACCAGATTACAGTTAAACTAACAGAGGATGGCTTGAATCCTGTGTCCAGTGATTTGGAGAAATTGTTATTTCTATGGAAACTTTATCAGCAGCTGAAG GATGAACTACAAATATCACACCAGAATGAAGCTAAAATGAAAGAAGCCCAAGCAGAAGAGATGAAGGAGGTAGAAAGCTATGTTGAACACATTCGCCAACTTTCAGATGATAGAGAAGCTCTTATTCAGGACTTGGAAAGTGAAAATGAGGCATTGAAAATTCAAATCTGTCATTTAGAACAGGAAACTAGTA cCACAGCTCAAGCAGAAATAATAGAAATGCTGTCAGAACAAGGACTGGCTGAGATTGCTAAGTCACCCCCAGGAGAACAAATAGCTTACCTGATTGTAGAGAGAACACGCTTGTTAGAGGAAATAGAAAAGCATAGGAGTAACTCCAGAACAGATGATGGCAAAAACTCAAACATTAAACAACAGTTGGAACAG gaaAGAGCAGAATTTGAGCAAGAACTAAACCAACAAAGAGAAAGTGATAAGATACTTCGAGACCAACTGAAACATGAGCATGAGGAAGAAATTAGTGCACTGATTGAAGAGAATGGAAAACTTGAAGATGATTTGCAAGATGCTGAAATGAGG atTTCTCAACTTAAGGCTGAATTGAACAAGTACACAGAAGGAGATGAACTGGAGACCAGTGGGCAAGGGAGATTATTTCAATTACCTGGAAGGGATGATATCAAAAGActggaagaagaaagaaatgagttgaacagagaaaaagaagataTGGAGAAAGAGATGGCTGAGATAGAAAGTGATAGAGctgattttcagaaagagaaggatAGCtttgaaaaggaaaagaaagcATTTGAGAAAGAAAA GTCTCAATTACTCAAAGAAATGACAAGACTAAAAGATTTACAAGAAGAGATAGAAACTGAGAGAGATGACTTAGAACTGGACAAAAAAGAAGTGGAAAAAGAAAGGCAAAGTGTAAAAGCACAAAAGGAAGAATTAGAAAATAAGAAACAAGAAAAGGAACACAATACAATGACTAGTCAAAAGTCAGTTGATGAGACAGATGAAAAAGATG GTACTAAATTAAGAAGATCCTCTAGTGATGTAATGTTGAGGAAAGTCATTGAGGATAAAACAAAGATTGAAGGGGAGTTGGTACAACTTAAATCACAGATGAGATCATTACAGAATGAAAAGGACGGCCATGATGATGTG gtgaacagtttaaaaaaagaattggaAAAATCTCTTTCTCAACATCAGCTTTtgcaaatgaaaaacaaaagtttaaacTCTGAGCTGGAAAGTCTAGAATCTCAATTAGATGAGATGGAG GTCACtatagaaacattgaaacaagaAAAGCTAACTCTGACATCCAAAAATGAGTCTCTCTATGCTGAAGTAAAAACCCTTCGTGATGAGGCATCAAAATCTTTTACTCTACAAAACATGGtggaaatattaaataataataacaaacaacTAAATGAAACTTTGGAATCAATCAAAATGAAATATGAACAAACAGCCAGCGAGAAGGATATGTTAGCCACTCAGAATCAACAGTTATTCAAAGGTGAGCAAGACTTGACCACTCAGCTTGAGACATTAAAACATGAACTGGATAAAGTAACAAAAGAAAAGGAACAACTCAGTAACCAGGAACATGAACTCTTGGCAGTCACCAAAAAGCAAGAACAAGTAGAGAAGATGCTAAAGGCTGATTTAGAAGATTTAAACAAG acAAAAGAGAAGTTAGTTCAACAAACAGAAGTCTTAACTAAAGAAAACAAGGATCTTCTAAACAGATTAGATAAAGCCAAAGATGAAGTTGAGGCAGCCAAGCTCCAAGGCCAAGAAATTGATAAgcaaaaa ATTATAATTGCTCATCTTAAAGAACAAAATCAACAAATGCAAAGTCAGTTGAAGGCAGCACAAACCGAATTAGAAAaatcaagagaaagagagacaacaCTTATTTCTAgtcag CACTTGTTACAGAAAACTCATGGTGATACAGAAAAAAG ATTAAGTGCTGACCTTGAGAACATGAAAGTGAAACTAGAACTGACACTGCTTGAATTGTCTAAAGCTAGGCAGTATGGTGAGGAACTTGATTTAGAGAATAAAGATCTCAAAGTATCACTCAACACAGCCCTTAAACATGAAGAGGACCTCTCT AATAatttgaaagaagaaaaacaacacaacagtcAATTGACTCAGGAGATGAATCAGCTCAAACTGCAATTAACTGAAAAATCAAAAGTTATAGAGAAATTTGAAGATGAGAAGAAAataagattagatttagaagCAAAAGTAGAGGTCTATGGACAAATTGAAGAACAGTTGAAA AAAGTAAAACATGAACTTAAcattgaacaaaacaaaagacaagaACTTGAAAAAGCAACAGAGAGACTCAGACAAACTCAAGAGGAGTTGGTAGCTGCTGAAGAAGAGCTTCACAAAGAACAGCAACTCCATACACAGCTTAAGGTGAGAGTGAAAGAACTTGAGCACCTAGTCAAAGATCTGGAGATAAGCAAAAAATCATCAGAAGAGCTGcttgagaatgaaagagaaatcAGGAAGAGTTTTGAAAAACATATGAAGGATTTACAG ATGGCTACAAGCCAACATGACACACTGGAGGAGATAGCCAAACTTAGAGAAGAGCTCCACAAAGAGAGAGCAACTCTTCAAGAAATAAGAGTGTCAGAAAGTGATTTGCAACTGTTATGTAATGAGCtggaaaaggaaagaaatttaACTGCAGAATTGAACAAACAA ATAACAGCTTTAGAATCTGCTAATAAAGAAACAGCCACATCCACTCTGAAAGCTGCTCTTGATGAGCTAGACAGAGAAAGACGAGCTCGAGCTGAAAATGATTCTAAAGTGATGGAACTGGaacaacttctagatgatcagAAGATAGATAGTGAGAACATGCAGCACAACTTAAATGGGAAG attGTTTCCTTACAAAAACAAGTGCAAGTTTTAGAAGATGAACTTTTGACAATTCAAGATAAATACCAAGACTTACAGGACAAATATAATTTG gtttctaaagagttaaaaataaaccaatctGATGTGATGGAAGTAGATAAAGTAGACAGCAGTCAGGCTTCCTGCAGAAAAGAACCTCCATCTCCAGATAAT gaTTTGGAGAAATCTCTTGAGTTCTCTACAACAAAACTGAATGAAACTCTGAATGAACTAAACAAAGTCAAGACTAAATTGTTTCAGACTGAAGAAGAGTTGAGAAAAGCTGAAGCAGACAATACAAATCtaat CCAAGATTTAGGTTTGCTGAAGCAATCTGTGGAAATGTCCAGCAAACATTTAGACCAATCAGATAGTGAGCTCAGTACACTCAAACATGAACTGATTGAGACTCAAG GGACACTAGCTGTCACCCAAACTCAGATGAAAACTATGGAAACAAAAATGGAAGTGTTGGTCAAAGAGAGAAGTGAACTCATGAGAAACGTTGACACTTTCAAGGAGTCACAACAAAATACCTTGAACTCCTTGCCCTACTTTgagcaagagagaaaaaatttactggataaaataaaaatcatggAGAAATTATCTGAAAAGTTGGAGCTTGACAACAGAGAAATGGCTCAAAAG ttaacagAAGCTTCTGCCAAGGCCAACAGTTTGGAAGCTCAgctagaaagagaaaaattgaCGAGCTCta ACAAAATCCACCAGGACAGACACTACACAGAACAATTAGAACATGACTTAGATACATCCAACAAATACATACGACAACTGCGTGAAGATTTACATCAGCATCAATCTAAAACCTTTAAGCTTGAGTCAGACAGTCTAGGTCTCACT GCCAAATATGAAAGCATGATTGTACATTTAGAAGAAAACATTCAAGATTTGAAAAAGAAGCCTACACAGGAGCTCAATGTTTTAAAGGGTCAGTTTGAATCCATTAGCAAGGAAGCAAGGGATTTAAAACATCGAAACAAAAAACTGGAAGAG GATGTGAGCAAGTTGACATGTGATGTTTCAAGATACAAGTCTAATGTTGAGAAACTGGAGCTACATCTGCAAACAGAAACTCAAATAAAATCAGAGGTTGAGAAAAGAAATGCTGTGATAGACATAGAGTTGTCTAAG GCCTACAGCCAGATAAGAAACTTGATGGATAAAAATGCAGAACTGGAATCTCTGAAACGTTCTTATGAACTAGATATTACAATG CATAAATCAAGCATTCGTGACGCGGAAAGcagtatattaaaaaaagaagccaCATATGAATCTTCAACCAAAGCTATTGTTGCAAGAGCTGAGGCGGCAGAAAGAAAG GCTAGAGAGCTTCAAAGAGAATTAGAAGAAGTCACACAGAAGATGTTGCACATTGAAGGACTCCTAAATAAGGCAGAAATGGACAGAGGATATGTTGGAGAGACTCAAGATAAAATTGTCAATATAAGAAATCAACTAGAAGGAGAAAAATTACAAAG AACATTCCTGGACCAGACAGTTGCTGAACTTAAACACCAGGTGGCATTTCTGAAAGAGAGGGAAGTAAAGTTAAACTTAGAAAATAGAGAGCTTCATCAAACTATTCTTGACCTGGAAACACATTTcaatcaaatacaaaataagttTTCTTTGGATTTTGAATCA CCTACACCAGAACCCAATCAACATTCATTGATGGACCAGATAGCCAGACTTCAAAGGGAGGTCAAAGTTTTACAATATGAGCTGACCAATGTCAGTGAAAAGAGAGATgtagacataaaaaaatatgaggAAAGAAAATTGAGGACCAAGTCTAAGTTAATTAAAGCCAG AGAGTTTTACAGCAATGAAAAAAGTAAATACATGGATCAGATAGAACACATGAATGATGACCTCAGACTAACCAGAGCAATGCTGGACAAGGAGCTGGAGTGGAGAGAGAAAATGGATGAAAGCTACAAGCAACTGTTGAGAGAGAAAAGGGAGTTAATCACTCA
- the LOC106077027 gene encoding putative leucine-rich repeat-containing protein DDB_G0290503 isoform X1 gives MDSPRDIQNQITVKLTEDGLNPVSSDLEKLLFLWKLYQQLKDELQISHQNEAKMKEAQAEEMKEVESYVEHIRQLSDDREALIQDLESENEALKIQICHLEQETSTTAQAEIIEMLSEQGLAEIAKSPPGEQIAYLIVERTRLLEEIEKHRSNSRTDDGKNSNIKQQLEQERAEFEQELNQQRESDKILRDQLKHEHEEEISALIEENGKLEDDLQDAEMRISQLKAELNKYTEGDELETSGQGRLFQLPGRDDIKRLEEERNELNREKEDMEKEMAEIESDRADFQKEKDSFEKEKKAFEKEKSQLLKEMTRLKDLQEEIETERDDLELDKKEVEKERQSVKAQKEELENKKQEKEHNTMTSQKSVDETDEKDGTKLRRSSSDVMLRKVIEDKTKIEGELVQLKSQMRSLQNEKDGHDDVVNSLKKELEKSLSQHQLLQMKNKSLNSELESLESQLDEMEVTIETLKQEKLTLTSKNESLYAEVKTLRDEASKSFTLQNMVEILNNNNKQLNETLESIKMKYEQTASEKDMLATQNQQLFKGEQDLTTQLETLKHELDKVTKEKEQLSNQEHELLAVTKKQEQVEKMLKADLEDLNKTKEKLVQQTEVLTKENKDLLNRLDKAKDEVEAAKLQGQEIDKQKIIIAHLKEQNQQMQSQLKAAQTELEKSRERETTLISSQHLLQKTHGDTEKRLSADLENMKVKLELTLLELSKARQYGEELDLENKDLKVSLNTALKHEEDLSNNLKEEKQHNSQLTQEMNQLKLQLTEKSKVIEKFEDEKKIRLDLEAKVEVYGQIEEQLKKVKHELNIEQNKRQELEKATERLRQTQEELVAAEEELHKEQQLHTQLKVRVKELEHLVKDLEISKKSSEELLENEREIRKSFEKHMKDLQMATSQHDTLEEIAKLREELHKERATLQEIRVSESDLQLLCNELEKERNLTAELNKQITALESANKETATSTLKAALDELDRERRARAENDSKVMELEQLLDDQKIDSENMQHNLNGKIVSLQKQVQVLEDELLTIQDKYQDLQDKYNLVSKELKINQSDVMEVDKVDSSQASCRKEPPSPDNDLEKSLEFSTTKLNETLNELNKVKTKLFQTEEELRKAEADNTNLIQDLGLLKQSVEMSSKHLDQSDSELSTLKHELIETQGTLAVTQTQMKTMETKMEVLVKERSELMRNVDTFKESQQNTLNSLPYFEQERKNLLDKIKIMEKLSEKLELDNREMAQKLTEASAKANSLEAQLEREKLTSSNKIHQDRHYTEQLEHDLDTSNKYIRQLREDLHQHQSKTFKLESDSLGLTAKYESMIVHLEENIQDLKKKPTQELNVLKGQFESISKEARDLKHRNKKLEEDVSKLTCDVSRYKSNVEKLELHLQTETQIKSEVEKRNAVIDIELSKAYSQIRNLMDKNAELESLKRSYELDITMHKSSIRDAESSILKKEATYESSTKAIVARAEAAERKARELQRELEEVTQKMLHIEGLLNKAEMDRGYVGETQDKIVNIRNQLEGEKLQRTFLDQTVAELKHQVAFLKEREVKLNLENRELHQTILDLETHFNQIQNKFSLDFESPTPEPNQHSLMDQIARLQREVKVLQYELTNVSEKRDVDIKKYEERKLRTKSKLIKAREFYSNEKSKYMDQIEHMNDDLRLTRAMLDKELEWREKMDESYKQLLREKRELITQLSEMDESVRDQGRVLTMTQARLEYLEEENANLQDLLEVMTQEKYSVDKLLKEKNLYETDPSVGIGAFGVCKDSEWDSYDHVDQQWTVPIEPPADFRKPNDEVTCLNQNNNKSRRAVHSSENFEFLPPTALNFHRYSQVDDFKLSRDDFFDNGDEFEA, from the exons ATG GATAGTCCTAGAGACATCCAAAACCAGATTACAGTTAAACTAACAGAGGATGGCTTGAATCCTGTGTCCAGTGATTTGGAGAAATTGTTATTTCTATGGAAACTTTATCAGCAGCTGAAG GATGAACTACAAATATCACACCAGAATGAAGCTAAAATGAAAGAAGCCCAAGCAGAAGAGATGAAGGAGGTAGAAAGCTATGTTGAACACATTCGCCAACTTTCAGATGATAGAGAAGCTCTTATTCAGGACTTGGAAAGTGAAAATGAGGCATTGAAAATTCAAATCTGTCATTTAGAACAGGAAACTAGTA cCACAGCTCAAGCAGAAATAATAGAAATGCTGTCAGAACAAGGACTGGCTGAGATTGCTAAGTCACCCCCAGGAGAACAAATAGCTTACCTGATTGTAGAGAGAACACGCTTGTTAGAGGAAATAGAAAAGCATAGGAGTAACTCCAGAACAGATGATGGCAAAAACTCAAACATTAAACAACAGTTGGAACAG gaaAGAGCAGAATTTGAGCAAGAACTAAACCAACAAAGAGAAAGTGATAAGATACTTCGAGACCAACTGAAACATGAGCATGAGGAAGAAATTAGTGCACTGATTGAAGAGAATGGAAAACTTGAAGATGATTTGCAAGATGCTGAAATGAGG atTTCTCAACTTAAGGCTGAATTGAACAAGTACACAGAAGGAGATGAACTGGAGACCAGTGGGCAAGGGAGATTATTTCAATTACCTGGAAGGGATGATATCAAAAGActggaagaagaaagaaatgagttgaacagagaaaaagaagataTGGAGAAAGAGATGGCTGAGATAGAAAGTGATAGAGctgattttcagaaagagaaggatAGCtttgaaaaggaaaagaaagcATTTGAGAAAGAAAA GTCTCAATTACTCAAAGAAATGACAAGACTAAAAGATTTACAAGAAGAGATAGAAACTGAGAGAGATGACTTAGAACTGGACAAAAAAGAAGTGGAAAAAGAAAGGCAAAGTGTAAAAGCACAAAAGGAAGAATTAGAAAATAAGAAACAAGAAAAGGAACACAATACAATGACTAGTCAAAAGTCAGTTGATGAGACAGATGAAAAAGATG GTACTAAATTAAGAAGATCCTCTAGTGATGTAATGTTGAGGAAAGTCATTGAGGATAAAACAAAGATTGAAGGGGAGTTGGTACAACTTAAATCACAGATGAGATCATTACAGAATGAAAAGGACGGCCATGATGATGTG gtgaacagtttaaaaaaagaattggaAAAATCTCTTTCTCAACATCAGCTTTtgcaaatgaaaaacaaaagtttaaacTCTGAGCTGGAAAGTCTAGAATCTCAATTAGATGAGATGGAG GTCACtatagaaacattgaaacaagaAAAGCTAACTCTGACATCCAAAAATGAGTCTCTCTATGCTGAAGTAAAAACCCTTCGTGATGAGGCATCAAAATCTTTTACTCTACAAAACATGGtggaaatattaaataataataacaaacaacTAAATGAAACTTTGGAATCAATCAAAATGAAATATGAACAAACAGCCAGCGAGAAGGATATGTTAGCCACTCAGAATCAACAGTTATTCAAAGGTGAGCAAGACTTGACCACTCAGCTTGAGACATTAAAACATGAACTGGATAAAGTAACAAAAGAAAAGGAACAACTCAGTAACCAGGAACATGAACTCTTGGCAGTCACCAAAAAGCAAGAACAAGTAGAGAAGATGCTAAAGGCTGATTTAGAAGATTTAAACAAG acAAAAGAGAAGTTAGTTCAACAAACAGAAGTCTTAACTAAAGAAAACAAGGATCTTCTAAACAGATTAGATAAAGCCAAAGATGAAGTTGAGGCAGCCAAGCTCCAAGGCCAAGAAATTGATAAgcaaaaa ATTATAATTGCTCATCTTAAAGAACAAAATCAACAAATGCAAAGTCAGTTGAAGGCAGCACAAACCGAATTAGAAAaatcaagagaaagagagacaacaCTTATTTCTAgtcag CACTTGTTACAGAAAACTCATGGTGATACAGAAAAAAG ATTAAGTGCTGACCTTGAGAACATGAAAGTGAAACTAGAACTGACACTGCTTGAATTGTCTAAAGCTAGGCAGTATGGTGAGGAACTTGATTTAGAGAATAAAGATCTCAAAGTATCACTCAACACAGCCCTTAAACATGAAGAGGACCTCTCT AATAatttgaaagaagaaaaacaacacaacagtcAATTGACTCAGGAGATGAATCAGCTCAAACTGCAATTAACTGAAAAATCAAAAGTTATAGAGAAATTTGAAGATGAGAAGAAAataagattagatttagaagCAAAAGTAGAGGTCTATGGACAAATTGAAGAACAGTTGAAA AAAGTAAAACATGAACTTAAcattgaacaaaacaaaagacaagaACTTGAAAAAGCAACAGAGAGACTCAGACAAACTCAAGAGGAGTTGGTAGCTGCTGAAGAAGAGCTTCACAAAGAACAGCAACTCCATACACAGCTTAAGGTGAGAGTGAAAGAACTTGAGCACCTAGTCAAAGATCTGGAGATAAGCAAAAAATCATCAGAAGAGCTGcttgagaatgaaagagaaatcAGGAAGAGTTTTGAAAAACATATGAAGGATTTACAG ATGGCTACAAGCCAACATGACACACTGGAGGAGATAGCCAAACTTAGAGAAGAGCTCCACAAAGAGAGAGCAACTCTTCAAGAAATAAGAGTGTCAGAAAGTGATTTGCAACTGTTATGTAATGAGCtggaaaaggaaagaaatttaACTGCAGAATTGAACAAACAA ATAACAGCTTTAGAATCTGCTAATAAAGAAACAGCCACATCCACTCTGAAAGCTGCTCTTGATGAGCTAGACAGAGAAAGACGAGCTCGAGCTGAAAATGATTCTAAAGTGATGGAACTGGaacaacttctagatgatcagAAGATAGATAGTGAGAACATGCAGCACAACTTAAATGGGAAG attGTTTCCTTACAAAAACAAGTGCAAGTTTTAGAAGATGAACTTTTGACAATTCAAGATAAATACCAAGACTTACAGGACAAATATAATTTG gtttctaaagagttaaaaataaaccaatctGATGTGATGGAAGTAGATAAAGTAGACAGCAGTCAGGCTTCCTGCAGAAAAGAACCTCCATCTCCAGATAAT gaTTTGGAGAAATCTCTTGAGTTCTCTACAACAAAACTGAATGAAACTCTGAATGAACTAAACAAAGTCAAGACTAAATTGTTTCAGACTGAAGAAGAGTTGAGAAAAGCTGAAGCAGACAATACAAATCtaat CCAAGATTTAGGTTTGCTGAAGCAATCTGTGGAAATGTCCAGCAAACATTTAGACCAATCAGATAGTGAGCTCAGTACACTCAAACATGAACTGATTGAGACTCAAG GGACACTAGCTGTCACCCAAACTCAGATGAAAACTATGGAAACAAAAATGGAAGTGTTGGTCAAAGAGAGAAGTGAACTCATGAGAAACGTTGACACTTTCAAGGAGTCACAACAAAATACCTTGAACTCCTTGCCCTACTTTgagcaagagagaaaaaatttactggataaaataaaaatcatggAGAAATTATCTGAAAAGTTGGAGCTTGACAACAGAGAAATGGCTCAAAAG ttaacagAAGCTTCTGCCAAGGCCAACAGTTTGGAAGCTCAgctagaaagagaaaaattgaCGAGCTCta ACAAAATCCACCAGGACAGACACTACACAGAACAATTAGAACATGACTTAGATACATCCAACAAATACATACGACAACTGCGTGAAGATTTACATCAGCATCAATCTAAAACCTTTAAGCTTGAGTCAGACAGTCTAGGTCTCACT GCCAAATATGAAAGCATGATTGTACATTTAGAAGAAAACATTCAAGATTTGAAAAAGAAGCCTACACAGGAGCTCAATGTTTTAAAGGGTCAGTTTGAATCCATTAGCAAGGAAGCAAGGGATTTAAAACATCGAAACAAAAAACTGGAAGAG GATGTGAGCAAGTTGACATGTGATGTTTCAAGATACAAGTCTAATGTTGAGAAACTGGAGCTACATCTGCAAACAGAAACTCAAATAAAATCAGAGGTTGAGAAAAGAAATGCTGTGATAGACATAGAGTTGTCTAAG GCCTACAGCCAGATAAGAAACTTGATGGATAAAAATGCAGAACTGGAATCTCTGAAACGTTCTTATGAACTAGATATTACAATG CATAAATCAAGCATTCGTGACGCGGAAAGcagtatattaaaaaaagaagccaCATATGAATCTTCAACCAAAGCTATTGTTGCAAGAGCTGAGGCGGCAGAAAGAAAG GCTAGAGAGCTTCAAAGAGAATTAGAAGAAGTCACACAGAAGATGTTGCACATTGAAGGACTCCTAAATAAGGCAGAAATGGACAGAGGATATGTTGGAGAGACTCAAGATAAAATTGTCAATATAAGAAATCAACTAGAAGGAGAAAAATTACAAAG AACATTCCTGGACCAGACAGTTGCTGAACTTAAACACCAGGTGGCATTTCTGAAAGAGAGGGAAGTAAAGTTAAACTTAGAAAATAGAGAGCTTCATCAAACTATTCTTGACCTGGAAACACATTTcaatcaaatacaaaataagttTTCTTTGGATTTTGAATCA CCTACACCAGAACCCAATCAACATTCATTGATGGACCAGATAGCCAGACTTCAAAGGGAGGTCAAAGTTTTACAATATGAGCTGACCAATGTCAGTGAAAAGAGAGATgtagacataaaaaaatatgaggAAAGAAAATTGAGGACCAAGTCTAAGTTAATTAAAGCCAG AGAGTTTTACAGCAATGAAAAAAGTAAATACATGGATCAGATAGAACACATGAATGATGACCTCAGACTAACCAGAGCAATGCTGGACAAGGAGCTGGAGTGGAGAGAGAAAATGGATGAAAGCTACAAGCAACTGTTGAGAGAGAAAAGGGAGTTAATCACTCA